In a genomic window of Amblyomma americanum isolate KBUSLIRL-KWMA chromosome 4, ASM5285725v1, whole genome shotgun sequence:
- the LOC144127486 gene encoding uncharacterized protein LOC144127486 codes for MAYCSASPKLGGGALEEQSSYGRTEDESMEATADQAALANTLSSSALEYAEAGDRPPLYRALDTLRVTPKPLEKTPLPNLGAPVRSLAPEAESTPRPPNRQLHARPRAAASLSGGLAGPRIVLLTCGAATLLGFAAAAATVAIVTARSSDELRRSMNEVERVLQVNTAAMRSTALSSAVTRGPHSASSMASPSGEAHNSSRNWLDSTGSSF; via the exons ATGGCGTACTGTTCAGCCAGCCCGAAGCTTGGCGGCGGGGCACTCGAGGAGCAGTCCAGCTACGGTCGGACGGAGGACGAGTCCATGGAGGCCACCGCCGACCAGGCCGCCCTGGCCAACACGCTCTCGAGCAGCGCCCTCGAGTACGCCGAGGCTGGCGACAGGCCACCGCTGTACAGGGCGCTGGACACACTCAGG GTGACACCGAAACCCTTGGAGAAGACTCCACTACCAAATCTTGGTGCTCCTGTTAGGTCACTAGCTCCTGAAGCCGAGAGCACGCCTAGGCCTCCAAACCGACAGCTGCAC GCGCGGCCGAGAGCAGCCGCCAGCCTCAGCGGCGGCCTCGCCGGCCCCCGCATCGTGCTCTTGACATGCGGTGCGGCGACGCTTCTGGGCTTCGCGGCGGCAGCGGCCACCGTCGCCATCGTGACCGCCAGGAGCTCGGACGAGCTGAGGCGAAGCATGAACGAGGTCGAGCGTGTCCTGCAG gtaAACACTGCTGCGATGCGGTCAACCGCACTCTCGTCGGCGGTGACAAGAGGCCCTCACTCGGCGAGCAGTATGGCGTCGCCTAGCGGCGAAGCTCACAATTCTTCCAGGAATTGGCTCGACTCAACGGGCTCGTCATTCTGA
- the LOC144127487 gene encoding uncharacterized protein LOC144127487, with protein sequence MGQVQSADETVIDGNTAEAGVAAPIGEDDASGTPETSAQETALAASPKSFSGHAGRSPPKTKRMEETPAAGTRPTNERQDQRQGRSMTRRSQRDRGAARSPTPVALMVPAALTPTNVRAPTEDFATEDAEGWPSEPEGESAMRATILAAGSRMRKVACAAIVACCFAAVVAALTYGTIKSIGHQGRIVEEFDNWTIARIARSGAPAANTPTATASDAVDAANFFENGANLTSSDKSQTGRRHQARV encoded by the exons ATGGGCCAAGTGCAGTCCGCTGATGAAACGGTCATTGATGGCAACACCGCTGAAGCAGGCGTCGCAGCCCCGATAGGAGAAGACGACGCTTCAGGGACCCCCGAGACATCCGCCCAAGAGACAGCGCTTGCCGCATCGCCCAAGTCGTTCTCAGGCCATGCGGGTCGGTCCCCGCCGAAG ACGAAGCGAATGGAAGAGACACCAGCGGCCGGAACTCGCCCGACGAACGAGCGGCAGGACCAGCGCCAGGGACGCTCTATGACCAGGAGGTCGCAACGCGATCGTGGCGCCGCCAGGTCCCCAACGCCGGTCGCGCTGATGGTGCCAGCTGCGCTGACTCCTACTAACGTGCGTGCACCTACAGAAGACTTCGCTACAGAGGATGCAGAAGGCTGGCCTTCCGAACCCGAA GGTGAGTCGGCAATGCGAGCCACAATCCTGGCCGCCGGATCGCGCATGCGCAAAGTGGCGTGCGCCGCGATCGTCGCCTGCTGCTTCGCGGCAGTGGTGGCGGCGCTGACGTACGGCACCATCAAGAGCATCGGCCACCAGGGCCGCATCGTCGAGGAGTTCGACAACTGGACGATCGCCAGAATAGCCCGATCGGGCGCGCCTGCCGCCAACACCCCGACAGCCACCGCCTCGGACGCCGTGGACGCCGCGAACTTCTTCGAGAACGGCGCCAACCTCACCTCCAGCGACAAATCGCAGACTGGCAGACGACACCAGGCGCGGGTGTAG
- the LOC144129944 gene encoding chitinase-3-like protein 1, which produces MDHSSSDTTAPQGSRRSSRRRADQDESFLRYVVHNHNLCLMALLIVGVLTVSGACAAVVAAVFEHFWTSINDADEPLRAASTKRSVSGQRRDGIISGVQMSMQQQFREDASRMVVCFVNYSLVSGSPHQFEVDNASAILCDALVFVSVGLNVEKNSLRFKKPAEDNETLSRMVSLPTAVWACVGGEATDSPDFRALMLDRKSRLEFVHNAAAWSRRTGLAGLILYWKYPTLEDRSSYSAFVNTMRLVFQQEALHVSVVVPWETATRRDGYYVHALYTRLPFVVVDTHQTVDPMSFPVTTCQSPMRAALRARHNGQLGLSSVLNELSMVTEHKLVKTMLSVSLAGATFTLKRPWMKSVRVGMTASGPGHPFRYTNTSGLVSYYEVKEVLKRNASSWSRETHGFSRCSVAHWKDQWIGFEDRASLRSKRSLVHKTAGLAVWDLPMDDFAGDLGPTWPLLREVRDLVHS; this is translated from the coding sequence ATGGATCACTCCAGCAGCGACACGACCGCTCCTCAGGGCAGCCGAAGGTCGTCCCGGCGGCGGGCGGACCAAGATGAGTCCTTTCTCCGCTACGTCGTGCACAACCATAACCTCTGTCTGATGGCGTTGCTCATCGTCGGGGTGCTCACCGTGTCTGGAGCGTGCGCCGCCGTCGTCGCAGCCGTGTTCGAGCACTTCTGGACGTCCATCAACGACGCCGACGAACCGCTGAGAGCTGCTAGCACTAAACGCTCGGTTAGCGGACAGCGGCGCGACGGCATCATATCCGGCGTCCAGATGTCAATGCAGCAACAATTCAGGGAGGATGCGAGCCGAATGGTCGTCTGCTTTGTGAACTACAGCCTCGTGTCAGGCTCTCCTCATCAGTTTGAGGTAGACAACGCGTCGGCCATTCTTTGCGACGCGCTGGTATTCGTCTCTGTGGGGCTAAACGTGGAAAAAAACAGTCTACGCTTCAAGAAGCCCGCAGAAGACAACGAGACACTGAGCAGGATGGTCTCGCTCCCGACGGCCGTATGGGCCTGCGTCGGCGGCGAAGCCACGGACTCGCCCGACTTTCGAGCGTTAATGCTCGACAGGAAGTCGCGCCTCGAGTTTGTCCACAACGCGGCAGCCTGGTCGCGACGCACGGGGCTCGCTGGCCTGATTCTTTACTGGAAGTACCCAACCCTGGAAGATCGGTCCAGTTACAGCGCCTTCGTGAACACCATGCGCCTGGTTTTCCAGCAAGAAGCGCTCCACGTAAGCGTCGTCGTACCGTGGGAAACGGCAACGCGGCGCGACGGCTACTACGTTCACGCGCTGTACACACGGCTGCCTTTTGTTGTCGTGGACACCCACCAGACCGTAGACCCTATGTCTTTCCCGGTCACCACGTGCCAGAGCCCGATGCGGGCCGCCCTCAGGGCACGGCACAACGGCCAACTGGGGCTCTCGTCAGTGCTGAACGAGCTGTCCATGGTCACGGAACACAAGCTCGTCAAGACGATGCTGAGCGTCTCACTCGCCGGTGCCACTTTCACCCTCAAGCGTCCCTGGATGAAAAGTGTCCGAGTCGGGATGACTGCCTCTGGTCCAGGACACCCCTTCCGTTACACCAACACCTCGGGCCTGGTGAGCTACTACGAGGTGAAGGAGGTGCTGAAGCGTAACGCATCGTCCTGGAGCCGTGAGACCCACGGCTTCTCTCGCTGTTCCGTGGCCCACTGGAAAGACCAGTGGATTGGATTCGAAGACCGCGCCAGCCTGCGCTCCAAGCGGTCCTTGGTGCACAAGACTGCAGGGCTTGCGGTGTGGGACTTGCCCATGGATGACTTCGCGGGGGACCTGGGGCCTACGTGGCCGCTTCTACGCGAGGTTCGCGACCTGGTGCACAGCTGA